The Rosa rugosa chromosome 3, drRosRugo1.1, whole genome shotgun sequence sequence ATCAGGCGAAGAGTCATCCTGGGTCCAATCTCTTGGAGCTTGATAGCACTTTTTGAAGAAGCCCGATTAACCCTACCTAGATCACTAGCCAAAGTTACTGTTGCtgcttcttcatctccttcacttTCTGATCCATAACCGGCCCTTCAGAAGGAAAAACTGAATCAGATAAAATAACCATAATATACAGAAATCTAATTTCCTATCAGTTATCTTCTATCtaatatactttattatgatttttctactatataaatatattttatatatacatatataaattcCAACAGAATCGTTGAAACCATATAACCAAATGCAAAATCAGGCTGATCACATCACATCCATTCCTCTAGCTAACGTGTTTAAGATTTCTAACCATCAACTCTAGCAATATAGTGTTTTCCACTTTTCCTTAACCTAATACACACTAAACAATCATCAGACCACATGAAGCAGTTCAATCAAACACCTCAAAATTCAAAGTGCAGGCTCTCATTCTCTTTGAAGCTGATATAAAATGCCTCAAATCCGTTAGTATACAACAAGCTAATTAAATTACAAGAAAAGTGCCTTACTTTGTGACAAAGTCACTCACGTCTTGAAGATTCCTCAAATCAGGTACTTGATGCTTCTGAACGAATTTGCTTATTCTGCGGGAGACGCCAACAGGCTCTAATCTTATAGAGTAATGCCGAAAATCAATTAGTTTTGTGTCTTCGTTGTAATGAAGTAACAATATTCTCTGGCAGGAAGACAGTTTCACCTGAAACATTCACATCAAGACCACAGTGAGTGGGGGAGACAAGTTCTTTCAACAGAGACAAGTTAACATCTTTTTCCGGACTCACAGTGTTAACATCAATGGATGGAAAGAGATTCCGAAATGCTGCAGATATGAGCTTCAACTGTGGAGGTTCTTTATCATTGTGGCGGCCACCACCACTTCCAAAACCAGAAAGAATACTCTGCCAAAAACAAAAGTTATCATTAGAATCCATTTTCTTTCATGGAACTTGCCTCCGCTAAATGAAACTCTTGATCTGTCAAGTATACAGTCAATTAGTGAAGCAATGAAATGAGCAGAAAAAATAGCATAAGAAAGAACTGTAAAGGCATTCAGCTCCATATTTTGCCATAGAGACATTAGTTTACCATAGGTGGATTCTTGAAAAGATCCTTCGGACATCTAGGATGCTTTTGAGAATGTTTGATGTCAACTGCAAGCGAGTACTCTTCTATTTTAAATGTAAGAGTGGGCCCTTGAGGAGTTGTGGCAACCCTAAGGTAGGGTGCAGTTGGAGTTTTCGACAATATGAGGAAATGCGTAACCCCATAAGGCCCAGCAACATTCAGAAAGTCTTTGAGAGTGTTCCGTCTCTTCTCCTGAAATAcattgccgaaaattcaaaccCGTCTAAAACACAGCTCAAACTTTTAAATTTCTTTCTTCAGTTCATCACAACCTCATATTATCAcaatgaaacaaaaaacaaagcatAACTCATCATCCTTGCTCAATTTCTATCATCTTTTGTCAGCTCATTTAGTAACATGCAGCATTTTCAAAATTACGCAAATCTCGCAACAAGTCAGAACAAATACCTTAAGATTGAGAGCAGTATGGGGATTCATCAACTGTTTTAAATCAGCTTTTAGTTGCCTTAAAGGACCAGGCAACCTCCCTCTTGAAAACACAAAGCTCTTAGGGATCTTATCACCTGTGATATGGTCCACAGTGGCCAGCTTCTTCTTCGCAATTGGTTTCACAAATGGCTTCCTCTTCTGTTTCAAATTCATCATAACAAAAATCATTGACACAGATATAAATGTTCATataaattttaccaaaaaaaaaaaacacatttcaCAAATTACTTCGACAATCATACAGAAGCTAAAAAgtttaagcaaaaaaaaaaatgctcacATTATTGAAACGAGCCATGGATTCCAATGGTACTGAGATTTAAGCTTCGAAGCTTTGGGACTGAGACTGCAAAACAAATCAACAAAATTAGCATACAAAGATGATAAATTCAGACGAATTTTCCATTTGATTGAGCTCAACAGAGACCCAGATTACGACGGAGAAATTCTGGTCGGGTTAccttgggggttagggttttggagaACGGTGAGGTTTTAGACGAAGAAGCCGACGGGGGAGAGAGAGTAGTGAAGGAGGCTGGGTTAGGGTGATTTTTTATGCGATGAAACGGTGTCGTCACGCTGACATGGTGGGCCTATGTTTTACTTTGCTTTATTGGGCTCATTTTGAACTGGGCTTGATCTGATAGAAGAATCTGAACTAGAAGATTctcttgaccaaaaaaaaaaaaaaaagattctctGATTTCTTGGTTGTCTTCCCTAATTATGTTAGACATGGACCACGTAATTGATGATCCCGTGAGCCTTAATTAGTTTCAAAGTCTTCTTGGTGGCTACTTTATGATGAGTCCGTGTTTGATGCTTGTGGAGATatgattttctcttttattttctggtTTAAATTGTGAAGGTAAAATGTTTGTTTAAATGCTTGAAAGATACTtaaatagaaaaacaaaatataaaagtAGCGAGAATAGTGCAAAGAAGTTAAAACAGCTAGCCTCTTCAACCAAGTCGAAAACGTGCAATTAGGTAAGCAATGCAGACTCCACGATTGAGGATTTCTAATAAGAAAAATTCGTGAATCTTCCGGTAATTCTTGTTGTGAGTTGTGACTAGTGACCACGTAAATCCTGTGGTGCTGTGTGTGACAAGAACAAGCTAAGATGGTCATCAATGACCCCCATCTGAAGAACAAGACAAGATATCCTTGCACCAAAATGATAAGAACAATTGATTCACCTGCCCCTTCACATGTTTTTCACCATTTCAGCCTCCACTTTTTCCTAATATCTTTATTGAACTCACCAGCCTCTTGCCTATGTAGTTTGCCAAACCAAACCTTTCAGAAAAGGTTCTCATCCTTAAACCCTTTATAACACCACTCTCAAAGCTCTGGACCTTCCCAGATCATTCAGATATAATTTCATATCTAAATGGTTCTCAGTTTCATCATCTTCTAGGGATCCAACTCTCCCAATACTACATATTTCGAAAAATGGCATACgccaaaaaaaatttgacattcATTTTCTCTGCATTTCTGATCattccaactcttttggcaGCTGTAAATGGGGATCATAGCTATGTCGAAGACGCCTGCAGCGTGACGAGGTACCGTGACCTCTGCATCCACTCGCTAGCATCGTTTTCGAGCACAGCAAAGAATAGCCCCAGCAGGTGGGCTAGAGCCGGGGTTTCGGTGACATTGGGGGAGACCAAAAACGTTGCTCGGTACTTGGTCTATCTGAAGAAGCACAGCAACCGCATGAAGGGAAAAGCTGGAGTTGCTCTATCCGATTGCATTGAGGTTTTTGAGAATGCAATCGACGAGCTTCACAAATCACTTGGTGTGCTAAGAAAGCTGAGCAGAACTACATTCGCCACGCAAATGGGGGACCTTAATACATGGCTGAGCGCCGCCCTTACTGACGGAGACACTTGCTTGGACGGTTTTGAGGAGGTCCAAAGAGGAAAACAAATCAAATCGCTTCAAAATCGGGTTTTGAGAGCAACTCGTTTCACCAGTAACGCACTGGCTCTTGCTAACAAACTTGCTGCCACTGGCTTGAGAAGCCTCCCAGATCCATAGGAAATGAGACTACCATGCATATATGTATTCTTTATCTTAATAATTATTACTCTATAATAAGAGCAATGCTGAGCCTACAGGGCTAGATGTTTTGTTCATACTCCAACTTGATTGTTCTTgttattttgttatatatagcTGTTAAAGTTTTGATGATAGAGTTTCAGTGTCGGCAAGGTGAAATTATGTTACCAAACTAATGCGGAACTAACCACCAAGCTGCAAATGTTGTTGTTCGATCTACAATTATTGAAGTTGGTGGCAAAGTACGTTTTACTAATTCTCACTGTGAAGGCTAGGGGACAGAAAAGACACACACCTAATTCAACGTAACTGGAGCTCAAATTTGAAGTCTTGAAACTCTTCAAGGTAATAATGTACTATATATGGATCTATGGGCTAATGCCAATGCAACTATGGCTATTGAGATACACTCTAAGCCATGCCACACCTTCATTCTATCTTAATTAGTCTCCATTCTTTCTCTTCATGTTCCCTATCAACGTCATTCAAGTTTAGCAAATTACAAATCCTGAGACCGCAAACTTGTGTTCATGCTTATGGAGAAAGTCATATGATATCTTTCGCCgtacctatatatatatgttcgaTCATTTTACCCAAATGCAGTAACATATAACTTTTCGCAATCCAAAACTTTAAGATGGAGCTTAATCTCTTATCGAAATTAATACACCAACACTTAATGCGGTTTATCATCGTCAGCATATGTTAACTTTTCGTGCTCGTTTTGATGACTTCACTACTTTTCACTAGAGTTGTAGACTTGCACTACAAGTTTTGGCTATAATTTGCAATTTGTTCGTCTTTGAAAAAGCCTTGAACGTTAATTTAGCAAAAAGAGTCGGAGTGATTTTGATTGCTCATCCATTGAGCATCGTCACTGAACAAGGTCCACTAAAACAGATTGCGTATAGGATCAAATCATTTGATTTGACTTTGTATCCTTCAttcttcttccatttttttttttccataggAATTGACAGTGACTAATCTAACTCTAAATTACCTTTAGGTTCGTAATCACTTAGTCATAAGTTGACACGTATGCATCATTGTCAGGTCAATTTCATCTTCTACAAATTTTGGATGGGTCAATTTATGTGAAGACTCATTAACAGTCCATTTTTATGCATTGGTCTGTTTTCCATTTACGTTTGCTGGTTTCTGCACTGTAAATTTGATGTTAAAAATACAATCCAGTTACAAAAGAAGAACATGGTAAAAGTAAATCAAAGCTTGTAAGGGAAAACCCCTAATATGCAAGTTTGTGGGGGCAAAGAGATTTCTTTTTTACCAGAAAGAATATTCAAACCTTCTAGAAAGTTGAAGAGTCTTGGTGCAATGTACTTTTTGGTAGCTAAGAAAAAGATTGGATCTTTTGACACAATTTCCCCCCTAATGGTACTTTTTAATACAAGTAATCATTCGTATGACTCTTATGACTCGTTTGTAGACATAATAAATTTAacgaaaataaaatttattaaataaattaattataataaattaAGCTTAGCTGACAAGTGGACCCCACAAACGGTATAAATAACAGGGTGTCGCTAAATTTAAATGCACTGTGAAAGTAACACATGTCGAAATACGAGAAGGCACTTCAGACAATTAAAGAATTAAAAATaactaattaaaaatgattGATTTAATTACACAATTAAATAATGCAATTAATACCGTGTCATCAATGTATTCCAAATTGAGGGAGACACCAACACTATAGATACCtcttctcaaatcaagagaacgCACTTCAGACAGATGGTAGACAAATAGAAGAAATCTCTCCAAAGCTTAGAAGTCTCACAAGatcgtgaagaaccatcaagctgtAAAATAGTCAGTTCTTTCACCTTACTGACTTCAGAAAAACAAGCTACAGCACCCAGAAGCTCAGAAGTCTGTCAAACTCGTGAAGAATCATCAAGCTGCAAAATAACTGGTCCTTTCACCTTACCGGCTTCATAAAAACAAGTTAAAGCACCGAGAAGCTCAAACCCATGAAGAATCATCAAGTTGCAAAATAACTGGTCCTTTCACCTCACCGACTTCATAAAAACAAGTTAAAGCACAGAGAAGCTTAGAAGTTTTCAAACCCGTGAAGAAtcatcaagctgccaaatagccaaTTCATTCACTGACTTCAAACAAGCACGGGAATTCACCTACAAGCCCAAAAGTCATCAAACTCatggagaatcaacaagcaccaagctCACATGCCGATTCATCCGCCATCAAAGCCATACTCACCATGTGACATCGTTCCTGGTTcaaatccgatcaagatcaagcctcTGCAGCCATTTAATTACCGTCTTCTGCAAGTCGTCAACAAAACAAATCCTCTGCAAGGTTCTTCATCAACCTCGTGGAAAATCAACAAGCATCGACACACGTGTTGATTCATCCGCTACCAAAGTTAAAGAAAGCTCACCGCGTGACACCACTTGTGGCCCAAATCTGATCAAGGTCAAGCCTCTACGGCTCTTGATCAACCGTCATCTTCAAATCTCCAAAACAACGAGAAATTCAAACTACAATCACCCGATTCAAGATCGAGTGCTTGTCTCCCTTAGATCAAGACAACTTTAGAGATCGAATAAGAGGAAATTCTTGTATAATAATACTCGTAGAGATTGTAACcctcaaattcattaataaaaaatatattattttgtacactTGTCATTCTTTCATTTGTTGCATGATTTTCGTGTTTACACTCGTATCATGAGAGTCTGATGCATATTTCTACATAACACTTTTTCACTATTGTTTGTTGTCTCTATGACAACTACTAATTAACTTGGAGTTGCATGATCTAGCGAAACTAATTGTGGTTAAGGGGTATAATGTgttaaataatcatattagtaTGGTAAGACAGGCTGTATGGCCCAatatcatttggtctagtggcattaATCTCCTATTCGTAAGGggaaggttgtgagttcgactcacgaaaaaCTAATTATTGTGAATTATGAGTTAAagaaaattgtttgaaatgctTTCAAAAAACAATAAATGAATAAGCAAAATAAACTTACTTGTTTCTCTCAAAATATGAAACTTTAAACCTAATATGACTGTATGGAATATGATTGTTCGGAAGCACTAAGCTGAGTAAACAATATAAAGTCTTCCTTTTGATGCCTCTATatatttacacacacacacacacacagagtccttcttaggtaaggatatccttaggaacggattttcagtttttgattacttttcgatcacatattcacatcttaaccgttcagtttttaggtcctaatgtatagattatttctacaaaattttcagccaaattgatgatcgttaagctatcgaactcgattaaaccaatgaacgaaccggaaccgttcgtgttcattattgtaaattgcagttttgaatgccttaacgatcatcaatttggctgaaatttttcagagataatctatacattatgacctaaaaactgaacggttaagatgtgaatatgtaattgaaaagtggtcaaaaacttGAAATCCTTTCCTAAGCtaaggtaaggacatccttagccaagaaggactgtataaataaataaataaataaatatatatatatatatatatatatatatatagagagagagagagagagagagagagagagagagagaggagggtaAGGCTAACAGAATTGCTCTGTTGCTCATACTATATAGCTAAAGGGTATGGCCCTTTTGAAAGATAACAATACTAATAAAGTTGATAAGTTTGATGATATAGGTCATTCTAAGTTGGCGGGATCAAGTTGGTTCTAAACATGGCACCAAGTAAATATTCATTCTGATCTTACGGTAATTCGAGATCGAATATGCCTTTGCCCTACTTCAACTAAATTCTAAGTCGATTTCGTCATTTCTGTGGGGCTGGGCTAATTAAACAATGTTCATGTATCAATGAAAAAGGTTGCACATCGCCCTCATATGAAGACCTAAtgtgggttccaaacccctttcaaaaaaaaaaaaatgaagaccaAATGTGACAAATTTCAAATAAACAATGAATCATTTGGTTCCGGTTAGGGTCTGTCCACTACTAGTCGACACGAAACTCTGGTGGTCtggagtttgttttgaagctATGGGTTGGTGTTTTGGACTTTATTGGGGCATCTACTGAAAATATAAAAtgacaaaagtcacaaaacaaaagaaaaataatcttctttataaaaataatatatacacTCAAATCAGTCAAATGTATCATATAAATGAACGTTTTAGTAAAGATTAGAACCAGTCAAGAATTTTCAATTCGTTTGGATCTTTACCAATTAGATCATGACTTAAATACAATAACTCAAGTCAGGGGTGATGAAGGGTGAAAAATATAGTAAGATTTAGGATAGGTTAAAAATTGTGGAGCAAAGTTCGGTAATATTTAAACCATTTTAACctgacctagcgctctgctagggtttactcgGCGGTTTTCTACTTCGACAAAACTCCCAAAATTTTCAAACCTTGATGGTCATGGTCATCACTAGCCTTGTGGCTAATTGGCTCATCATGCTTGTTGTTTTCGATTTGTCTTTTGGAGAGCCCTCTTGGGTTGAGGCTTCTCTTTCTTCCTCTATCGTCAATTTGTTCTCGGTGCTTTGATTAGAGGATGGTAATATGGTGGATGCTCTGGTCTTTGGACTCCCTGAAGATCGTCTGCCATGGCTGGGTTTGACGGTGGGGCGATCAACGGGGGATCCATCGGTGGACCGATCAGTTGGGGTTATGCCTGAAGATATCGTTGGCTTTCAAAGGAGGCCAATAAAGGACGGTGAAGGCCGTTTGAATTTGCTACGATGTGTGGCTGATTGTGGAGATTGGATCCGTTCTGAATCTGATGGCGGCTGGGCCAGCGACGCACGGGAGCTCGGTGGTGGAGGCTTCTCGGCGGCGATGCAAACTCTCGATGGTAGAGGACTTGCAGCGTCGGTGCGGGTTCACGATGTTGGTGGCCTGAAACTGCTTGGAGGTGGCTATGGGGGTGCCCATTTGGACCCATAAGGCATTTAAttggttttctttttgtctAGTTAAGGGAGCTGAGGGTGGAAGCCCATCCTCCTCTCCTagcatcttttattttttttcaggtCGCAAAACCTAGTTGCTCAGTTGTTATATTTACTTAAACTACTTCTGAGTcttctaggttttgttagaataaaggtgcgtgaACTTCCTTAAAAGGTGGATGTACTCGGGAGTGCGAGGTTCTGTTTTTTTCTAGAATAGGTCATATGTATGTCCTAAAGGACGACTCTTTCTGTCGGCCCCTCAGGGTGTGTCGTTTCTgatactgcttgctgaattataataTTGGATGACCTAtttcgattcaaaaaaaaaaaaaggataggtTAAAAATTTGATCTCCTTCCAATGTaatcaacaaaaataaaatattatgcTACGTGTCTAGAGGAACTAAATCAcaggtttctctctctctctctctccctcccccccccctTGAGAGAAACCCTAACTCGGCGACGACCAAAGTGCAAATCTCTCATCCGGTGGCAGCCCTAGCATCTCGGCTGACCTTGGCCTCGCCGACGTCAAGTGGTTCTGCTGCCGAATGGGGACTGAATGGGTTTGTTTGAGTAGTCCTTTGTGATTGGGTTGCTCAAGTTTTCTGGCAGGTGAATTTGGTTTTGAGTTTCTAGTAGTAGATCTCTGGGAGGTGGCCGATCTCGTGTTGATGGAGGCTTGGATAGACGGCGCGATTCGAATTCGGTGGCGGCGTCGATCGGGGACGATGAAATCGAGACGGGTTCGTGGTGATGCAGCTTGTGGCAGCGTGGTTCGTCGTGTTTTCTTGTGGCGGCGTGGTTCGTCGGGTTTGATCGTGGCAGAATGTGGTGGACTCGGGGCAACGGGGACATGGCGGAGCAGGCACATGGGTGGAGCTGCGCTGGAAGTTGGGTGGTCTGGAGGTGGTGGCTAGACCTGGGCCAAGCCTAGCCTACTGGGCCTTGAGTGAGCCTTCTTCTTGGGCTACGTTGTACTGCagaattttgggctagggtttttagCCCTAAGCCCATCTTTTTGTTTCAAGttagtctaattacaataatttccttgtattaggaagctaCACGTTTGTGCGCACTCTATGTTTCTGTAGCGCATCTGGAGTAGGATCAAAGGAAGATTCCCGCTATATCTGCGTTCATGAATATCTAATGATTAGGTccatttctatgtaccactatgggtactaccactatcttcttgtctgtttgTTGATggcagcggaatggtatgtaacgatcttttctggctttagatgaatatattacCACCCGTATTTGagttcaaaaaaacaaaaataaaatattatagTTATAAAATGAAAAGTAACAGTAAATGGTACAAAGAGCAAATTTACCCCATAGGGTATTGGGTTAAATATCTAGAATCTGCATCttggttttttcttcttccatatTTAGAAACAATATATCTGATTATTTTTCCAATCATGGGTGCTGGTGGCAAAATGGGGAGAAAACGTGCGAAATCGTTAAGCGCCACGTGTATGGGGCAGCGTCAACGTCGCTTGAATATCAATCCGACGTGCCAACCAAGTCCTATCTTTGTGGGTCTTGAAATTCTTGAATTATTTAACTAACTCCCATCTATCAGGTGCAAATGTGCAATCCTCATATAACGCCCAAATTCCTAACATAATACAATTCCGATTTCCATCTGGGGACAAGCAAAAGACAACAAGATCTATAACACGATCCGACGTTATATAGTGAACTCAAAAGAGAAtcttaccctcaaattcttatATAGTCTCTAAAGTATTTAGAGATATATCGGTATATTCTGATgaaaaacaagaaataattttAGTATGGTTTTTTAGttatatgtgtgtgtctataATTATTCTATTGGACAATCCGATTAATATTCCGGTGATCTGACAATCTGATTTAAGGGAAAGTTCTTCCTATagttatatttaaaaaaaaaaaaaaaaaatcaagtgtAAAACTGACGATTTGTGTGATTTGTTTTCATTAGATCTtcaatttttttgaaaggataaaaaataaatttgttACAGATGTTTGAAATCCGGATT is a genomic window containing:
- the LOC133741204 gene encoding peter Pan-like protein, which encodes MARFNNKRKPFVKPIAKKKLATVDHITGDKIPKSFVFSRGRLPGPLRQLKADLKQLMNPHTALNLKEKRRNTLKDFLNVAGPYGVTHFLILSKTPTAPYLRVATTPQGPTLTFKIEEYSLAVDIKHSQKHPRCPKDLFKNPPMSILSGFGSGGGRHNDKEPPQLKLISAAFRNLFPSIDVNTVKLSSCQRILLLHYNEDTKLIDFRHYSIRLEPVGVSRRISKFVQKHQVPDLRNLQDVSDFVTKAGYGSESEGDEEAATVTLASDLGRVNRASSKSAIKLQEIGPRMTLRLIKVENGLCQGAVLFSEYGDGNKKEDNREDAENEEDGDEEEDDENDEVDSEDGEEDDEDMEEN
- the LOC133739137 gene encoding pectinesterase inhibitor 6-like; this encodes MAYAKKNLTFIFSAFLIIPTLLAAVNGDHSYVEDACSVTRYRDLCIHSLASFSSTAKNSPSRWARAGVSVTLGETKNVARYLVYLKKHSNRMKGKAGVALSDCIEVFENAIDELHKSLGVLRKLSRTTFATQMGDLNTWLSAALTDGDTCLDGFEEVQRGKQIKSLQNRVLRATRFTSNALALANKLAATGLRSLPDP